In Drosophila biarmipes strain raj3 unplaced genomic scaffold, RU_DBia_V1.1 ptg000007l, whole genome shotgun sequence, the following are encoded in one genomic region:
- the LOC127011723 gene encoding uncharacterized protein LOC127011723, whose amino-acid sequence MRLGRLCQSSVHRRLRLCIPFPVQLLQALLLRITRLLLRLDYCFEIEDPGRPVYQIRRLIPNLIHRTPPIGVLDLDLGRWNWPRRWASDPTRPALSPKPLFFRRQLN is encoded by the exons ATGCGTTTGGGCCGCTTGTGCCAAAGCTCCGTTCATCGCCGACTCCGCCTTTGTATCCCTTTCCCGGTTCAGCTTTTGCAGGCTCTCCTGCTCCGGATCACGAGGTTGCTCCTGCGCCTCGACTATTGCTTTGAAATCGAGGACCCTGGGCGACCGGTGTACCAGATCCGCCGGTTGATCCCTAATTTGATCCACCGCACACCGCCTATCGGCGTTTTGG ATTTGGACCTGGGGAGATGGAACTGGCCTCGCCGGTGGGCTTCCGACCCAACTCGTCCTGCGCTTTCACCAAAGCCCCTATTCTTCCGTCGTCAACTGAACTAG